From the genome of Gopherus evgoodei ecotype Sinaloan lineage chromosome 5, rGopEvg1_v1.p, whole genome shotgun sequence, one region includes:
- the LOC115652039 gene encoding uncharacterized protein LOC115652039, translating into MPPMPGWRSRCPQSAAEPAACPFWAMLGLLAREPGMGWLAERLSERAAPRSPPASSRSRRGGRWAAASSVRTSPGPRAAAGPARTRSRREQWCWLAARGDAGAALTAAAAEQALGGGLEGRCISGPHIGDGPSLVSEQHMLGPWPWKALDLLERSGDARIWQAYHAGLMHFFLFREEMGLPAVWPVPKDQIRGFVVAMELQGLSSPKILMYLAALSYISKITGYPDPLQDFITFHIVTGLQWREGNERYCRSHVTIEVLRSLLGTVQSVCGSLYESLLFRALFTVAFFGALRVEEMVAEHHNWAQPELLYMSDVHLTEERVNIYLHTSYLGQERFLISLRLSRETWVCPVEALCNYVAARPRGDGPLFVHWDGTPLTRRQFLAVFRSALRLLGLRPEQYGVHSFWLGAVVTAVRYRCSEETILCLGRWQGIHSKRRQK; encoded by the exons ATGCCGCCCATGCCCGGCTGGAGGAGCCGCTGCCCGCAGAGCGCTGCCGAGCCCGCCGCCTGCCCGTTCTGGGCGATGCTGGGGCTCCTGGCCCGGGAGCCCGGCATGGGGTGGCTGGCGGAGCGTCTCTCCGAGCGGGCGGCCCCGCGCTCGCCGCCCGCCTCGAGCCGCAGCAGGCGCGGTGGCCGCTGGGCAGCCGCAAGCAGTGTCCGCACAAGCCCAGGTCCCCGTGCGGCCGCGGGCCCGGCCAGGACGCGGAGCCGCAGGGAGCAGTGGTGCTGGCTCGCAGCTAGGGGAGACGCCGGAGCGGCCCTGACGGCAGCCGCCGCGGAACAGGCGTTAGGAGGCGGGCTCGAGG GTAGATGTATTTCTGGACCTCATATAGGAGATGGACCTAGCCTTGTCTCTGAGCAGCATATGTTGGGCCCTTGGCCCTGGAAGGCCTTGGACTTGTTGGAGCGTTCAGGAGATGCCAGAATTTGGCAAGCCTACCATGCAGGCCTGATGCACTTTTTTCTCTTTAGAGAAGAGATGGGATTGCCTGCAGTTTGGCCAGTTCCAAAGGATCAAATCAGAGGGTTTGTGGTGGCTATGGAATTACAAGGCTTGTCTTCACCGAAAATACTGATGTACTTGGCAGCACTCTCCTATATTTCCAAAATCACAGGTTACCCTGATCCTCTTCAAGATTTTATAACATTTCATATAGTGACAGGGTTGCAGTGGAGGGAAGGTAATGAAAGATATTGCAGATCTCATGTAACCATTGAGGTGTTGCGATCTCTCTTGGGCACAGTACAATCTGTGTGTGGCTCTCTTTATGAAAGTTTGTTGTTCCGTGCCTTGTTTACTGTGGCTTTTTTTGGGGCTCTTCGGGTGGAAGAGATGGTAGCAGAGCACCACAACTGGGCACAGCCAGAGCTCCTGTACATGAGTGATGTCCATCTGACTGAGGAAAGAGTGAACATTTACCTGCATACATCCTACCTGGGCCAAGAAAGGTTTTTGATCTCTCTTCGATTATCTAGAGAGACATGGGTATGCCCTGTTGAGGCACTGTGCAATTATGTGGCAGCCAGGCCACGAGGGGATGGGCCTCTCTTTGTACACTGGGATGGCACACCATTGACAAGGAGACAGTTCTTGGCTGTCTTCCGTTCTGCTTTAAGATTACTTGGCCTTCGTCCAGAGCAATATGGTGTACATTCTTTCTGGCTGGGAGCTGTTGTGACTGCTGTACGCTATAGATGTTCTGAAGAAACTATTTTGTGCCTGGGCAGGTGGCAAGGTATCCACTCAAAGAGGAGACAGAAGTAG